The Panulirus ornatus isolate Po-2019 chromosome 19, ASM3632096v1, whole genome shotgun sequence genome includes the window accaaggaaagttctctcgggcctggatgtggaaaggaagcgatggtttcggtgcatttttacatgacagctagagactgagtgtgaacgaatggggctttcgttgtcttttcctagcagtatcTCGCAaaaatgaagggggagggggttgttattacatatgtggcggggtggcgatgggaaagaataaaggcagacaatatgaatcatgtacacgtgtatatatgtatatgtctgtgagtgtatatacgtgtatacgttgagatgtataggtatgtataattgcgtatgtggacgggtatgtatatacatgtgcatttgggttggttgggccattctttcttctgtttctttgcactaccttgctaaagcgggaaacagcgacaaagtgtaataaatataaagaagtaatgtatatatatatatatacatacatatatatatatacatatatatatatatatatatatatatatatatatatatgtatatatatatatatatatatatatatatatatatatatatatatataaatatatatatatatatatatatatatatatatatatatatatatatatatatatatatatatatatatatatatatatatatatatatatatatatatatatatatatatatatatatattatatatatatatatatatatatatatatatatatatatatatatatatatatatatatatatatatatatattatccctggggataggggattaagaatacttcccacgtattccctgcgtgtcgtagaaggcgactaaaaggggagggagcgggggcctggaaatcctcccctctcgttttttttttcaaaagaaggaacagagaattgggccaggtgagggtattcccacaaaggcccagtcctctgttcttaacgctacctcgctaatgcgggaaatggcgaattatttgaaagaaaagaaaagaatatatatatatatatatatatatatatatatatatatatatatatatatatatatatatatatatatatatatatatatatatatatatatatttttttttttttttccatactattcgccatttcccgcgtttgcgaggtagcgctaagaacagaggactgggcctcagagggaaaatcctcacccggcccccttctccgttccttcccttggaaaatcaaaaaaaaaacgagaggggaggatttccagccacccgctccctccccttttagtcgccttctacgacacgcagggaatacgtgggaagtattctttctcccctatccccagggataatatatatatatatatatatatatatatatatatatatatatatatatatatatatatatatatatatatatatatatatatatatatatatatatatatatatatatatatatatatatatatatatataaaattttccaCTACACACTTGGGAGGTACTTATGATTATCTCAATTAACCAGTCGTCACAAtggccctccactctccatcacataTCACGTACTCCATAGCCTATCACATATCACGTACTCCATAGCCTTAGTGATTCATGAGGTATTTGTTTGTCCCTCTCCAGCTGTGAGGCAGGTGTCAATGTGGATGGAGACCTCTCAGTTGATTTAATGCTCCTAATAGGGGATGACTGACACTACGACTGCCAAGAGTTCAGGTATCTACTGGCTGGGTTCTCTCCGAGGCGTCCTCATTTCCAGACTCTAGGGTGTTCTCATTTCCAGACTCCAAAATCACCCTCTCTGTTACACTCAAACTCTGTGGGTCAGGCCAAGCTAGGTCAtgatgggcgagggaggagggtgaatttaGCAAAACTTACTCAGAAGGGTATGCTTATCGGAGTCACCGCGCCACATAGCCATAAACTCGCCCCTGATGGCAGCCACAATGAAGGTTGGGATGAGGGTGAATGGCACCAAATACAGTAGTGCCGGTTGTGCACTATTCAGTAGCCACAAAGCAATAAATGTCACCACAAGCCCACTACCATAACCAATCACATTGACTAGATAGTAGACACGGCATGGAGTGCCAACTTGGAGATCAAATGAGTGGACGAATGATATGAGAAGCCCTGGGATTAGGATGTCACCAAAACCCAGAAGATTAAAATTATCTGCCAGCTGACAAATGCTGGTGATCTCAAGGTATGCAAAGTATGGCACCTTGAGAACCATGGGCAACTGTTCTTGGCTTGACCCACCCTTTGCAACCTCAACCATTATACTCTTCCCATCCGATGTGATGAATGGGGTGATGAAGACAA containing:
- the LOC139755280 gene encoding signal peptide peptidase-like 2B, yielding MNLSAKTILGFVVLMCAMLLSLYFLYDVLVYVIIGMFCIASGVAVFCCLQPIIFRIPCGTCRTPYFNIYIVRGTLEVREILLLIFSFELSIVWAVMRKEPWAWILQDILGIAFSINVLRLIRLPSLKICTILLSGLVLYDIFFVFITPFITSDGKSIMVEVAKGGSSQEQLPMVLKVPYFAYLEITSICQLADNFNLLGFGDILIPGLLISFVHSFDLQVGTPCRVYYLVNVIGYGSGLVVTFIALWLLNSAQPALLYLVPFTLIPTFIVAAIRGEFMAMWRGDSDKHTLLSKFC